In one Macaca fascicularis isolate 582-1 chromosome 6, T2T-MFA8v1.1 genomic region, the following are encoded:
- the SEPTIN8 gene encoding septin-8 isoform X7, whose product MAATDLERFSNAEPEPRSLSLGGHVGFDSLPDQLVSKSVTQGFSFNILCVGETGIGKSTLMNTLFNTTFETEEASHHEACVRLRPQTYDLQESNVQLKLTIVDAVGFGDQINKDESYRPIVDYIDAQFENYLQEELKIRRSLFDYHDTRIHVCLYFITPTGHSLKSLDLVTMKKLDSKVNIIPIIAKADTISKSELHKFKIKIMGELVSNGVQIYQFPTDDEAVAEINAVMNAHLPFAVVGSTEEVKVGNKLVRARQYPWGVVQVENENHCDFVKLREMLIRVNMEDLREQTHSRHYELYRRCKLEEMGFQDSDGDSQPFSLQETYEAKRKEFLSELQRKEEEMRQMFVNKVKETELELKEKERELHEKFEHLKRVHQEEKRKVEEKRRELEEETNAFNRRKAAVEALQSQALHATSQQPLRKDKDKKN is encoded by the exons ATGGCGGCCACCGACCTGGAGCGCTTCTCG AATGCAGAGCCAGAGCCCCGGAGCCTCTCCCTGGGCGGCCATGTGGGTTTTGACAGCCTCCCCGACCAGCTGGTCAGCAAGTCGGTCACTCAGGGCTTCAGCTTCAACATCCTCTGTGTGG GGGAGACTGGCATTGGCAAATCCACACTGATGAACACGCTCTTCAACACGACCTTCGAGACTGAGGAAGCCAGTCACCATGAGGCATGCGTGCGCCTGCGGCCCCAGACCTACGACCTCCAGGAGAGCAACGTGCAGCTCAAGCTGACCATTGTGGATGCCGTGGGCTTTGGGGATCAGATCAATAAGGATGAGAG TTACAGGCCCATAGTTGACTACATCGATGCGCAGTTTGAAAATTATCTGCAGGAGGAGCTGAAGATCCGCCGCTCGCTCTTCGACTACCATGACACAAGGATCCACGTTTGCCTCTACTTCATCACGCCCACGGGGCACTCCCTGAAGTCCCTGGATCTGGTGACCATGAAGAAACTAGATAGCAAG GTGAACATTATTCCCATCATCGCCAAGGCTGATACCATCTCCAAGAGCGAGCTCcacaagttcaagatcaagatcaTGGGCGAGCTGGTCAGCAACGGGGTCCAGATCTACCAGTTTCCCACGGATGACGAGGCTGTTGCAGAGATTAACGCAGTCATGAAT GCACATCTGCCCTTCGCCGTAGTGGGCAGCACCGAGGAGGTGAAGGTGGGGAACAAGCTGGTCCGAGCACGGCAGTACCCCTGGGGAGTGGTGCAGG TGGAGAATGAGAATCACTGCGACTTCGTGAAGCTGCGGGAAATGTTGATCCGGGTGAACATGGAAGACCTCCGCGAGCAGACCCACAGCCGGCACTACGAGCTCTACCGGCGCTGCAAGTTGGAGGAGATGGGCTTCCAGGACAGTGATGGTGACAGCCAGCCCTTCAG CCTACAAGAGACATATGAGGCCAAGAGGAAGGAATTCCTGAGTGAGctgcagaggaaggaggaagagatgagGCAGATGTTTGTCAACAAAGTGAAGGAGACAGAGCTGGAgctgaaggagaaggaaagggag CTCCATGAGAAGTTTGAGCACCTGAAGCGGGTCCACCAGGAGGAGAAGCGCAAGGTGGAGGAAAAACGCCGGGAACTGGAGGAGGAGACCAACGCCTTCAATCGCCGGAAGGCTGCGGTGGAGGCCCTGCAGTCGCAGGCCTTGCACGCCACCTCGCAGCAGCCCCTGAGGAAGGACAAGGACAAGAAGAA ttaa